GATGTAAAACATAAACTTATGAATCACTATAAGGTAACTCTTATTCTTTTGTGGGAAGAAGGTTAACTTCCCCCACTTATATTCTTATTTTATTTTACGGTTGATATAATCCATACCCTCTATAGACCTTTCCTTCCTTTATTACGTAAAGGATATTTGTTGGTTTTAGATTTTCAATGTCCTTAGTTGGATCTTCTTTAACAACAATTAAGTCAGCCTTATATCCTTCTTTAATATAACCAGATTTTACGCCTAAACATTCAGAGGCTATGGATGTAGAGGCTTTTAGTACTTGCAAACTACTCATATATTTCGATAGTAATACAGCTTCCCTATAGTTTTGTCCGTGTGGTCTTTTTCTAGATCCAACGTAATCAGTCCCAGTAGCGATTTTTAGTCCATAAGAAGTTGCTATTTTCATATCCTCAGTGAAATGTCTTTTAACTAACTCTTCTCTATATACCTTAGCTTCTGGTTCAGATACTTCAAATGGTATTTCATAAGTTGCAAGTGTTGGAATGTAACAGATCCCCTTCTCCTTAATCATATTTGCTGTCTCCTCATCTAATCCCAATCCGTGTTCTATAGTATCAACTCCAGCTAAAATGGAATTCATTATCGCATCTTTGCCATATGCGTGAGATGCTACCTTTAGTCCTGCTCTATGAGACTCTTCAACTATAGCCTTTAGTTCGTCTAGCGCAAATCCCGGCATTATTTTACCACCTTGGGAAAACGCTCCAGAGGAATACACTTTAATTACTCTAGCTCCCTGTCTTATGGCCATTCTGACTGCTTTTCTGCACTCGTATGGAGAATCACAATAAAATGAGTAGGAAAGCCTTTGAGCAATGTCAATTGGAAGATCCTTAGGATCATCGTTACCCCCAGTAATCGCTAAAGAATACCCTGACGCAATTACAGTAGGGCCAATTATTTCTTTCCTTCTCTGAAGTTTATCTAGCCTTACAGCTACCTTACTTCCCAGATCCCTGACTAAAGTAAAACCTGATCGCAGTAATACTTCCATATCTCTTGTGCTTCTTATTGCGACGTCTATATCATTTACTATATTCCATGAAAGAACGTTATCTTCTTCTACTCCAAAGAAGTGCAAGTGAGCGTCAACCAAACCGGGCATTATGAAGTTACCTTGAATCACCTCAACTCCTTTTGGGATTTCAACTCCTTCAATAACTTTAGAAATTCGATCTTCTTCTATGATTACAGTACCCTTATCTATTATTTTTTCTCCATCAAATATCTTTCCTACTAAAGCTAACATATTTTCTTTACCGCCTATTTAATTTTAAAACTTATTGTAGACTCCTTGGTATTTCTCAAATAGTGTTAAGTTTTTCCGTTAACTTATTACTATGTACAAGTTAGAATTATAAGATTCAAATAAAGAAAATGAGAACATATAGAGATATCCCAGAAAGGATTGTATCTTAAATCTACAAACTAAAAACTTTAATTTTTCCGTAACACGACATAGACAGATTATAATACCTTGCAAATACCACCACATAAACCTCCTTGTAATGTTAGTTTTTAATTTTCTTTAGAGTAGAGATTTTCTAAATAACTAATTTTCTTTAGATGTGAGAAGGGGAATTTCCATATTAGTCTGTTATTGTAATACTGCACGTTCGTCTCTCTATTTAGATTAACTAAAAATAATAAGTAGCATCATGCAATTTTGTTTTTGCTATAACTACTTGATCTATAACAATATCATAAGATATTCTATAGAAAATGTTAAATTTATAAGGCAATAGAATAGATTGGACAATAAAAATTAACTTTAAACTATGATAACTTCTATAAATATTGTATATAATTTTTGAACGAAATGCTTATTATTTAGTTTTTTGATTAGAGTGCGCGTGGTGTAGTATATGAATAAGAAGGTAAAATTAGCCCTAAGCACATCATTAGTTATCGCTATAATAGTTATAGTCCTTATAGGTGCTATCGTAGGTGGAGTCTTATATTACCTCAGCTCTACTCATCCGAGTAATCATTTATCCACTACAACCTCTACTTTCATATCTACTACCTCTTCGTTTACTACAACTTCTACTACCTCTTCTGTAACCACCACCTCGTTAGCTCCCTCAAATTCCTCAGTTTTGGTAGATGTAAGTCAAACCGTAGCTCCAGATTCACTAGATCCAGCAACTGACTTTTTGGATCAAGTTGAGCCGTTATTTTATGCGATATATCAAGAGCTTGTGGAGCCTAATGGCAGTAATTATTTGCAAGTTGTGCCAGTGATTGCTAGTAATTGGAGTACTAATAATTACGAGAATTGGACCTTTTATCTAAGACCATATGTTCACTTTTCGGATGGAGTTAGCGTTAATGCAAGCACGGTTTGGTTTTCTTTCTATAGAACGATATTGATGGGTCAGCCACCTGGAGTTGCAGATTATATACAAATATTGTTTAATGCTACAGTATACACGAATACTGGTTATGCTATTCCTTGGGGTGTTAATAATGCTATTCAGAACGTTACTGGATTACCCACTGCTAATAATTTCACATTAACAGCACAAGTATTAGCATCAATACTTTCACACTTCAACGCAGCAAACAAAACAATACAAAAGATAATGGAATACCCATACCAAGCAGTAGTAGTAAAAGGACCATACGAAGTACAAATAAATACGCTTGAACCATATAAGTATTTTCTTCTTGATATAGCAAATTCTTGGGGTGCAATAG
The nucleotide sequence above comes from Sulfolobus tengchongensis. Encoded proteins:
- a CDS encoding metal-dependent hydrolase family protein — encoded protein: MLALVGKIFDGEKIIDKGTVIIEEDRISKVIEGVEIPKGVEVIQGNFIMPGLVDAHLHFFGVEEDNVLSWNIVNDIDVAIRSTRDMEVLLRSGFTLVRDLGSKVAVRLDKLQRRKEIIGPTVIASGYSLAITGGNDDPKDLPIDIAQRLSYSFYCDSPYECRKAVRMAIRQGARVIKVYSSGAFSQGGKIMPGFALDELKAIVEESHRAGLKVASHAYGKDAIMNSILAGVDTIEHGLGLDEETANMIKEKGICYIPTLATYEIPFEVSEPEAKVYREELVKRHFTEDMKIATSYGLKIATGTDYVGSRKRPHGQNYREAVLLSKYMSSLQVLKASTSIASECLGVKSGYIKEGYKADLIVVKEDPTKDIENLKPTNILYVIKEGKVYRGYGLYQP